CCCCCTTTTGACTcccccacctcttccacatgttagagggggattttccactggtggcagatgacagagaCTGTGACACACTCAGACCGGTGTAAAACCAAACTAAATAAAGACTTTATTTCAAAACAGCAAAGCTAgtgggtgtttttcctgcaggcagagtacaaactgcagcttttctccttttgtagcCATGGCCAGCTGCACCCAATTAGCCCAGAGCTCacaaaaactgttcttaaaggtacaaactTGTTTCTGTGCAGAATGTCTCCCAACACCACACacgctcctttttaaaaaaaaaaattggtcaaGCACGTAAAACTGAGATTGTGTAAGTTAAGTGCATAAGCTGTGAGTCTGTGTTTGGGCAGTATTGGAGGGGAAGGAGCAAGGCTCGTTCTGTGTGTTCTCTGGGTGCATAACCTTGTTTGCTGTTCCTTGTCCCACCAGCTTGAAGAACTGAACCAGCAGGTGGCCCACCTGAGTGGCCAGCAGACCGAGCTGCAGGCAACGGTCCTCCGCCTCGAAGAGGAGAAGCACCTGCTTGAGGCCAGCCTCCAGTCCGAGAGGAGCAGCTTTGAAGCGGAGAAGCGCCAGCTCACAGGCCTGCTCACGGAGCTGCAGAACTCCCTCTCTGAGAGCTCTCGAGGCAAGGAGAAGCTGGAGCAGGATTTGCGTGCCCAGGAGGAGAGCCTGGTCGCTCAGGTCAACGCCCTGACAGCTGAGATTGccaagctgatgggcttcctccACCAGAAGGACCAGGACCTGCTGGTTTTGCAGCAGCAGAAGGGCCAGCTGGCCGAGGACTTGCAGAAGAGCGAGCAGGCCTCCCGGGCAGCCCTTCAGGAGCTGAGCCTCCAGGTGGACCAGCTGACCAGCACGCTGCAGCAGAGCAACCAGAAGCTGACGCAGGTGGAGGCTGCAGGCCAGGAAGCATACAACAAGGCTGCCCAGGAGAAAGAGCTGGCCCTGAGGCAACTCCAGGAGAAGGAGGCAGAACTGTCTACCCTGACCGAGCGGCTGCGTGCTCAGAGTGCCACTTTCACGGAAGCCCAGAGGGAGAAGGCCGATCTGAGCCACAAGGTCCAGGAGCTGGAGGCCAGGATCTTGGCCCTCACCGCCCAGTGCCAGCAGAGTGAGGCCCAAGCAGGAGCTGTGTCGGTGCTGAAAGGCCAGCTTCGTGAGGCACAGCAGAAGCTGGCTGACAAGGAGAAGCTGGCCAAGGAGAACACCCGTCTCCAGGAGCGGCTCCTGATCCTGGAGGAGTCCGTCTGCAACACAGAAGGCATCTTGGAGGATGAGAAGAGGCGGGCGGCCGAGTCCCTGGAGGGCAACCTCCGGCGGATCGCAGAGCTGGAGGAGCAGATTCAGGAACTGAGCAAGCACCGGGACCAGGTCCTGCGGGAGATGGGTGAGGAGAAGGCCCAGAGGCAAGCCCTGGAGCGACAAGTGCAGCAGCTGGGAGAAGCCTCCAGGACCAAGGTGGAGGAGCTGCAGCACCAGATGGCAGAGCTCTCCTCTGTGGCTGCCAAAGGAGACCCAGGGGAGCTGGGGAGGCTTAAGGAGAAGGTCCGAGCGCTGAGCGGGGAGAAGGAGCAGGACCACCTGAGGCTGCAGGCTGAGCAGCAGAAGGTGGCAGAACTGGAGGCTCAGGTGAAGCACCTGAACAGCACGCACCAAGGAGCACTGGCTGAGCTCCAGGCGGACTTGGCTCGTGCCACGTCGCAGGTCAAGGAGAAGAAGGGCACAGAGGACCAGCTCCGGGCAGAGATCGCCTCtctgcaggagaaggtggctgtgGCTCAGAAGGAGGCTGCCCAGAGCCTGGCCAAAGGGAAGAAGGAGGGGCATGAAGCAGCCCAGGCGCTGGAAGTTGTCACCAGGGAGCTGGCTGAGGAGAAGCGCAAGGTAGCCGAGCTGGAGGCTCAAGTGAGGCTGGCAGGGGATCAGAGCCATAAGGACCTGAGTGCAGCTGAGTCCAGCCTCTCTAGCACCAGGGCAGCCCTGAAGGAGAAGGAGCGCGAGACAGAGAAGCTGTCTGGCCAGCTGAAGTCCCTGAAGGCCAAGCTGGAAGAGGCctcccagcagcagaagcaggagcTGGCCCTGCACAAGGAGGAAACCAAGCGGCTGGCGGGCCAGGAGGAACGGGCCAGGGCGGAACTGGCCGCTGAGAAAGTCAGCAAGGCAGCCCTGGAGGTGCAGCTGCAGAACGTCACCAACGAGCACCGAGTGGAAGTCTCTGGGCTCCAGGAGGAGGTAGCCAGGGCCCAGGAGCTGGTTGGGGAGAAAGAGCGGGAGCTGGAGGAGTTGCGCCTCAAGAACATCTCCCGCAGCGAGGAGCTAAGGGACCTGCAGAAGACGGTCAGCAAGCTGAAGGGGGAACTGGCCTCCGCTGAGGCCCTGAAGGAGAGGGCTGCCAAGATGGAGAGTGAGCTGCAAGGGTTCCTGGAGGCAGCCCGGACCCAAAAGGCCGAGATGGACAGCATCAAGTCGATGATGCACTCCAAGGACGCCTCCCTCAAGAGCCTGGAGGAGCAGAagcggcagcaggagcaggagtccACCTCCAGCCGAGAGCTCTACCAGGGGCAGCTGAAGGAGTGTGAGGCTCTCCGCGCGCAGGTGGAGAGGCTGGAGAAGCAGTGCAAGGAGCAGCAGATCACCGTTGCCCGGCTGGAGAAGGTGGCAGCCGCCTCTGAGCGGGAGCAGCAGGTGGAGGCGGAGGCTTTGAAGCGGGAGGTGGCGCAGCACAAGGAGAGGGCCGCGGAGCAGGAGCAGCTTCTGGAGGCGTCCAAGTCCAGTCTAGAGAAGCTGAAGAGGGAGCTCCACGacaaaggaaaggagctggcCCAGAGCAGAGAGGCAGCATCCCGAGCCGAGAAGGAGCTAGTCGCCCTACGTGCCGCAGCCCAGGAGAAGAGCAAGTCTGAGGAGAGCTGGAAGGAGCAGCTGTCACGCTGTGCCCAGGAATCGGAGCGCCAGGCCAGCATCATCAGCAGCATGGAGAAGGAGACCTCCATCATGCAAAGGCAgcagctggagaaggagggggagatcAAGGACCTGAGGCGACTGGCCCTGGCTGAGTCCGAGAAGAGCAAGAAGCTGGAGGAGAGGCTGCGGATCCTGCAGTCGGAAATGGCCACCGCCGCTTCCCGGGCAGCTGAGAGGTGCTCAACCATGAAAGCCGAAGCGCAGAGCTCCCAGGAGCAGGCCGAGAAGCTTCGGGTGGCGGTGGAGGCCCTGAAGAAGGAGCAGAGCGCTGCCTCCAAGCGGCAGGAGGACCTCTGCAAGGAGCTTAAGTCCTGGCAGGAGAAGGCCTTCCAGAAGGAGCAGCAGCTCTCCGCCCAGCAGCAGGAGTTTGCAGGGGCCCAGGCCCTGATCGCAGAGCTGATGCCCATCAAGTGCCTCTACCAGCAGCTGCAGGCGGAGCAGGCCTCGCAGGAGAGCAAGCACCGTGAGAAGCTGGAGCAGATGCAGAGCGCCGCTGGCCTCCTGCAGGCGGAGCTGGCCAGGGCCAAGCTGGAGCAGGCAGAGCTGCAGGCGGTGAAGGAGAGGCTCCTGGAGCGGGAGCGGGCCATTCAGCAGCTGCAGGCGGAGAAGGCCAGCTACGCGGGGCAGCTGGCCGCCCTCCAGCAGGGCCAGGCGCAGCTGGCCGAGGAGAACCGGGGGCTGCAGCACCTGCCGGCAGAGCTGGCCCAGACCAAGAAGCAGCACGCGCGGGAGATGGAGTTGGTCAGGCTCGACTCGGAGAAGCGGGTGGCCGCCATGAAGCGGGTGCTCGAGGACACCCAGAAGAAGTACGAGGAGAGCAAGCAGAGGCAGCTGGTGCAGGTAAGGCCCCACACGGGATTCGGttgctttggggggtgggggttgcccAGGGGCTACCCTAGGTAGCTGCATCTCCCCAGCCCACCCTGTGGTTTCTTTGCCTTCTTGAAACAGGGTGGAGGGGTTGGGGGCAAAGCTCATCCTCTTTGCGCCCCCTCCCACTTCGTCCCTACTCCCTTGCTTCACCTGGGGGCAGCCCTGCCTCTGGAGATTAGGCGGATGGAGTAAATGGTGTGGGATCTGGCCTAGATTTGCCCGCTGGACAGAAAATGATGGTGGCTCTTAATGGTTTTCCATGCTGCTTAGAAATTCTGGTTCCAGTTCGCTTAATGAAGGGGACAGCTCTGCAGGGCCACCCTTGAGAGACGGAAGCATCTCTCTCAGGATTGGATGAGGTTGCAAGAcacctgggggtgggggcgcACCTTGCTGCATTCTGTATAGTGCAGTCCAGATAGAGGGAATGTGCAGAAGCAAGATGTGGCCTGAAAGGCTCAGCAGACCTTATTTGGCTCATGGGGTGCATCTTGAGCAATGGGGACCCTCCTTCCATCTCTAGCcctctagaacatgggtaggcaaactaaggaccgggggccggatcctgcccaatcatcttctaaatccggcccacgggcggtccgggaatcatcgtgtttttacatgagtagaatgtgttcttttatttaaaatgtatctctggattatttgtggggcataggaatttgttcaccccccccaaaaaaaaaaaatatagtcctgctccccacaaggtctgagggacagtggaccggccccctgctgaaaaagtttgctgacccctgatctagaactTTGGGGTCTGCAGTAGGCCAGTAGTAGATACTTTCCCTGAAAGTTGAAGCATGCAAGTTAACAAAGGGGGTGCTGTTGTCCAGGAGCCATGTTTGCTTGAGATGCTGGCTATATGTTATGCTTGAATGGGCTCCCTTTTGCTCCTGCATGTACGCAGTGTTCTAGCATTGCCCCTCCAGGTTCCACAAGTCTTCTCCtctgatttatatactgccctctcAGCTCTGAGCCTCTGGGGAAGGGATGAGCAACACCCTCTCGGTCTGGATTGGGTTGGCAGTTGAGCTCCCACCCTTGCCACAAGTTGCCCCAGCTGCTTTTTGTGGTGTTTTCACGTCTGCCTTCAttgcttccccctcccacccacccaccccccaatcctACAGGTGGAGCAGCTAGAGGTATATCAGAAAGAGCGAGCTAATGCATGCCAGGTAATGCATGCCAGGTGTCAGCTGCTTAAACGGTGACAGTGCATGacgtagctgctgctgctgcttcccctccaTCATGGCTGCCATCTCCTCTTGTGAACTGTTTGCAATGGGGGCTTACGGAGGACAAGTAATAAGGCCGCCGCCACCCTCGGTTGGGGGCTGTGTGGGAAAACAGGGCTTCACAATACCTCTCTAAAACGCTGCACCTTATGCCCAGATGCCTCCTCACACAGGTCAGCAAAACTTTTGTTCTCTTACTTTGACAAAAAAATTTACTTGGCAAGAGCAGAAAGCACACAAATCCTGTCCTTTGCACCAAAGGCAAGACTGTCCATAGCTATGTGGCAAGCCAAGGCTTGCAAAGGAAGTCGCGCCAGCAGGCAGCAAAGTCAGTCGACTTGGGATTGTTGCCCTTCCAGCAGGTCTCCCAGTAATAGTAGTATGAGggcttgctacacacacacacacacacacacacacacaccgtttttTGTTGCCCTCCCCTTTAAAGATCTCCTTGGTGCCTCTTTTTCTGATAGCACCACAGTACAGCACCACATGCATCCTCTTGCGCCCTCTCATCCCAACACCTGGGAAGCCTTGGGAGCAGCTTGGGGCGTACCAGTTACTTGCCCTGTAGAATTTCCCACTTCTCTTTGTAACTCCTGGTGGAGCAACCTGCTGGaagaggccaatggcccatctagtccaccttCCTGTTCCCAGTGTGGCCAAGCAGGTGCCTCAAAGGGAAACCCCCtcacaggatttgagcacaagagcaactctcccctcctgcagtttccagcaagtgctgctgcctccagctgtggaggcagagcatagccaccaggGGCTAGTAGCCATGGGGAAccttttctcctccatgaatttatctgatCCTCGTTCAAAGCTATCTAGGCTGGTGGCCATGACTGCTTCCTGGGGGAGTGAGTTTCATTATTTAGCTATGTGctgcgcgacggggtgagctcccgttgctgtgtcccagctcctgccaacctagcagttcgaaagcacaccagtgcaagtagataaataggtaccactgcggcgggaaggtaaacggtgtttctttGCGCTCCAGCTTCTGCCAccgtgtcccattgtgccagaagtggtttagtcctgctggccacatgacccggaaagctgtctgtggacaaatgccggctccctcggcctgaaagtgagatgagagccgcaaccccatagtcacctttgactggtcttaaccatccaggggttctttgcCTACCTTTACCTGCATCTGGAGCACTgtctccagttctgggcaccactttTTAAGACTGGACTGCGCCAAGAGGGGAGTAGCCATATGAAGCCAGAGGTGCCCTATGCCTTGAGCAGCAGAGAGTAGAACTTGATGATCTCCGGGGTCCTTTCCCGCTCCAGCTGCTGCATCTTTTGGCATTCTGTCTTCCCCATCTCCTTCCTGTATTTTCCTTTGGTATAGGAGAGAATCTCTGTGAATGATACTGCTCTCGGGAGGGGAGACCTTGAGCTCCAGGCAGAGTGCAGGGTCTGCAACGCAGGGGGGCCAGCCCTCTAACCTTCAGGGTTACCAGGAGCTAAAAGCACCACCACCTCTCTTAGCCATCTGCAAGCATGGTTGCACCTGAAGACAAGTCCACCCCTCACCCCTGTGTTTTAAAGCCCTTCATTAAGAGCAAACCAGCTTAAACTAGAATCCCCTGAAACGACCCCCTCCACTTCAGAAACCCTCTTGGATTCTAACCTTCAACGTTTCCGTGGATCCCTGATGCTCCCTTACCCCCAAGTGCACGAGAGGCAAACAGTTGGCAATGGAGACCCTGCTTTGGGGTTGCTGGGGAGACCTGGAGGTGGGAAATGCAGGACGGTGGGCGTGGCTAATTAACTTCCGGCATCACTTTCATCGCATgtcagagcatctgcttgcaGCACGCTCCAGCTCTTCTGCTTGTAGAGAGCTGCTCTTCCTGGGAAGCTGCTAACCCCCATGCACCATTTCTGCTCTGAAGCCCACTGACCCAACCCTGCAACTGGAATGCGGTGTTTGCGCAGCATAGACGTGTCGGTGGAGGGTTGGAGGCTGCTCTGGCgcgctcgctgctgctgctgttgcttccagGAAGCTTTTGCAGGGGCAGAATGTTTAGGACAGGGGCTCCAGTGACAGTGATGCTTCCTGGGTGGAAGGGAACCTGTCGGAGGGTGTGCCTGGAATGTGGGTATGCCTGGAATGTGCTTCCAGGCATAGAGGACTCTCGCCTGCTGCATGCAGTTCTTTCTGTGTTCCTCTTGAGTAACTCTTGAGGGTCTGTGGCATTTGACAGAATTCAGACCATGGCATCATGGTTGCAAAAAGAAGCTTGAAAAAGGTGTGTAGTTCTGGGGGAAATGCCCTCAGTCtcagggaggctgagcagtgCTTGCATTGAATTGGGGCCTCACAGCTGTTTTCCTCCTAGCAATCAGAGTCGTTATCCAAAAACACATTCAGTGACCTATTAGTGTTGCTTTTACCAGGTGCAGAACTTggccctcccccctctttctttctttctcacggGGCTTGACTTACTAGAGAAGTGTTTGATGCTGAAGGGGCCAAGCTGAGTAACATAGACAGCGCCAGATTCCTCCTTCCAACCCCCAAACTGGATAAAGTGGTCAGTCCTGAGATGTCCTAAACTGTGACTCTCTGATGTcttgctcatagaatcatagaccccaaagggtcatctagtccaatctgctgcaatgcaggagtcacagcttTTGGTAAAAGGGGGAGACTTCCTTGGCCTCCTGCCAGCCAGTCCTTTTCTAGGCCAGTACAGCAGGTTTAGGAGGGGGACAGAGATTGCGGAATGGGTGGCTCTGTGCAGAGCCATGGGGTGCAGAGCCTCAAAGAACCAGGAGGGAGTGGCTGAACAGCGCTTtgagcaggagggggaggggttggaataactattctctctctcttctccccccccctttcctttccagctGGAGGAGCTGAAGCAGAAGTACGCTCAGCAGGAGAAGGTCACTCAAGCCCAGCAGCAGAGAGCCCAGGTGAGCTTCCAGGGATGGAGCCTGGAGAGAGTTCTCCTAGTGCAGAGGTTCCCAAGCTTTTGGGGGGCACTGTCCCATTGGCTTCATAAATCCATCCCcagatccccaccccaccctacaaAAAGCATTCAgaatagtccaggggtcagcaacccgcggctccggagccgcatgtggctcttttacacctttgccgcggctccggggcggatactagtgaggggaggaggcgcattgtgtgctccgacactccccactgttttaaatgttgcaatggttttgcggctcccagttttttcttcttcggtccaagtggctctttttgtcttaaaggttgcagacccctgcactagtctAATCCCCTGCAATCAAGGGCAAGGGGAATCAGGGAAGATAATAACAAGAAATGTGAAACAGTAACAGTtaattgcatttccccccaaaatccaaTTAAAGCTATTTAGTTTTCACcgatgccagcttttcaaagacAAGGGGTGGAAAGGACCCTTGTAAGTCCTCAGTAGAGCAACCTCACTCAGCTGGTGCAAGAGTCatggggaagaaagaaaacaattacCCTCTCTGGCACTGTAAGGGAATATCTGGGTCTCTCCTCAGCAGGTGCATGAAGAAGAGCTTAAACACCAGAATGAGAAGATCTTGGATCTCCAGTCTCAAGTGGCCCAGAAGGAACAAGCTGCTGAGCATTACAAGACACAGGTAGAAAAGGGGGAGCTGGTTCCCTCTGGGGCAGAagtgtggggtgggagggaagagaacCATCACCCTGGCTTCTACCCTGTATTAAACAGTCACAGTTAAGGCAAGCACTAAGAAAAGAAGTTCTGCCATTATAGGCCTCAAAATTCCATAGCTTACAAAAATGGCAGCCGTTGAACAAACTGGCATATAAGACCTGCATGATGAGGTTTGCAAATGTGGGTGTGTGGAGGGTAAGTACACTTTGTGACGTTGCACAACGACATGGCTGAGCAAGGGTCTCTTAAGGAAGCACCAGCCTTGGCTTCCGATGTCCCGGCTTTGCGGGAAATTGCCTCAAGTCTGGTCTTAAACTGGCAGGTGTTGTGCTTGACGGGTGCCTCACTTTTCCTCGCCCCTCAGATGGAGAAGGCCAAGACCCACTACGATGCAAAGAAGCAACAAAACCAGGAGCTGCTCGAGAGGCTGGGAGTCCTGGAAGAGGTGGAGAGGGAGAACGCGGAGCTGAAGGCCAAATCGGAGCGCCTTATGAAGGAGCAGCAGGATTTGGTGAGGCAGATGCAGGAGGCCCAGCTCACCTCCAAGAACCTCTGCAGCCTCGAGGCACAGGTAGGGCCGAGGGGCGGTGGCTGAGGAGGCAGGGTGCGTGTCCACAGCAGGGCCCAGTCATTTTCATTCcaggccctgccccccccccatctatgcATTTCCTCTTGCAGGAAGGATCTGTGGGGTCCCTAGGGTTTTCTGtaccccagggatggggaacatgtggcccttgcaggtgttgctgggctccaactccctcCTGCTCTAGCCAGGAAGCCAAGGGACCAGGGGTGATGGgcgctggagtccagcaacctctggagatcCATGGGTTCCCATGCTTAGTGTATATATAGCAACATATTTACCTGCAACTGAAGTGAGGTGGACTTGGCCCAGTTCTTACGTAGATGCATGCAAATAAACATTTAATTAGCCCTTTTGGTTCTAGCGGGTCTCTTGACTTCCTTGGTGCGCGGCTTGCTCGTGGCACCCTGCCCCTTACCGTTAACCAACCCAAACGCAGGTGGAGTTTGCAGATCGCCAGCTGCGAGAGCAGGGCAAGTTCCAGCTGGCCACAGATTCATTAAAAAGCCGCATCACCTTCCAGGAAAGCCCAGCCGACGTCAGCACAGACAGCCTGGACATGAGCACCAGCGATGAAGCACAGCCGCTCAACTCCACCAGGTACTGGCCCCCAGCTTAGAAGGCAAGCAGGCGGCTGCAGCAGAGCAGCTCAGCTTCCGTGCCagatttctttcctcctccttctcctcctccttagcTCTTTGATCGGCCATAGAGcagaggtttcccacccttgCAGCTCTAGGACCAATGCATGTTTCCCCAAGGGTGAAGGACTCGCAGGGTCCTTCATTTGGCAGGCCTGACACTGAAGCAACTTTGGAGACATGGGGTGTTGTTGGTGttgctggtgttgttgttgttgttgttggtgttgttgttgttgttgttaattttatccgccacccaactgactgggttgccccagccactttgggctgcttccaacacatTAAGACATCAAACACAgtagtaaaacatcagacattaaacatttctaaaagtcagatagttgtttatttccttgacatctcatgaagggagggcgttccacagtgcgggtaccactactgagaaagccctcggcctggttccctgtaacttcacttctctcagtgagggaaccaccagaaggccctcggaggagacgctccttcaggtattttgggctgaggccgtttagggctttaaaggtcagcaccaacactttgaattgtattaTGAAGACTTCTCAGCTTCCTTGTTCCTGGGAATGTGAAGAGAGGGTTCTGTGGTTGTGGCCTCCCTGCCAGTTTCATGAtccccccccaaatctctctTCACAGCAGGAGGTCTCGCCGTTCCACCTCTGAATCTGGGACAGCAGAGCCGTCCAAGGCTTCCAACCGCCTGCCTCGGAAGGTGGAGTCTCTGGAGAGCCTCTATTTCACGCCCATCCCCACCCGCACAAGGTCCAAACTGGAGAACAGCGTTAACTCCACGGGCGACGTTTCCTTTGAGTCGGGGCGGAAAACACTCTCTGGCCGCCGGCGCACCACACAGGTCATCAACATCACCATGATCAAAGTAATGTGGGGGCCACCTAGGGATGGGAGCCAAGGTGTGgtgatggtggctgtggagatagGTGGCATCCGGGGCTGCTCAAATGTGCATCCTCTGTAGCCAGGTCCGTCATACACTTTTAGCAGCCTGATTCCCTGGGTGTGGGGGCTAGCAGGTGACCCCTGCTGTTAGCGGTGGATTCAGGAGAGACGGGAGCTGCCCTCTTGAGGTGGTTTACTAGAAACAAGGAGTGATGAATCCGAGTTGCCAAATGGTTCAGGGATTTGGAAGAGCTCCAAGACAAGCTCTCCAAGTGGGGTAAACGGGCAGCAAAGTGGCAAATGCACTTCCGTGTAATTGAGTGTAAAATGGTGCATGTCAAGGCAAAAAACACGAGCTTCACCTACGCTCTCGTGGGGTCAGAGTTGACAGCGGTCATGaacgagaccttggggtcatagtggatAGCTTGATGAAGGTGTGGACCAGGTGTGTGGCAGTTGGTAATTGCTAGGGATTCATAGGAAAGGAATTGGAAATAAAACTGCCGGtgccataatgccattatacaaaccTGTGGTGCAACCTCATTTGGGATGCTGTGTACAGAgcctcagaaaggatattgtagagctggaaaaggttcagaaaagggcagcaaaAATAATCTAGGGTTTGGAGCAACTCTCGAGTGAAGAAAGAATGCAGTGTTTGGTGCTTGTTAGCTTACAGGAAAGCCGAGTAAGAGATAGGGGAAGACAGGGCAGAGGCGTCTAATATTCTGTCTGGTGtgatggaggtggagaggagCAGCTTGGCGGGTGGGGGCAGAGTTAAGCAGCACC
The sequence above is a segment of the Podarcis muralis chromosome 4, rPodMur119.hap1.1, whole genome shotgun sequence genome. Coding sequences within it:
- the NUMA1 gene encoding nuclear mitotic apparatus protein 1 isoform X5, giving the protein MSLHNTRASALLAWVNSLKLDDTLNSLSQLQDCSIFIKIINKIHGSEEGRDPLQQSLPDRVAYVVGFLKKRCKHKSTAQNLVSEEKLLAAEELELAKVVMLLFYYASMSDKIPREWTTVEYDLQAEMAKSLNFMLYNEDCLGENLETFLQKKMPQSSSISSTSSEETTPPRREVHFLKLQKVASSSGLNKLLPGSSASPMGDIMHSPQFQIRKLKKLLEDERENRDELEHELAESRKLVDEKETRILMMKQRIDRLTLLHEKQAADQLESKEMEELREKNESLLMRLHETLKQCQDLKTEKGQMDRKINQLSEENGDLAFRLREFAHVHTELQEAMNELSEEHNTALREWEEQRSRLERELSSALSEKRCLEEKLEILQGKYSLLEDQMAKLRETTSLPEKGEVMGDILKLEELNQQVAHLSGQQTELQATVLRLEEEKHLLEASLQSERSSFEAEKRQLTGLLTELQNSLSESSRGKEKLEQDLRAQEESLVAQVNALTAEIAKLMGFLHQKDQDLLVLQQQKGQLAEDLQKSEQASRAALQELSLQVDQLTSTLQQSNQKLTQVEAAGQEAYNKAAQEKELALRQLQEKEAELSTLTERLRAQSATFTEAQREKADLSHKVQELEARILALTAQCQQSEAQAGAVSVLKGQLREAQQKLADKEKLAKENTRLQERLLILEESVCNTEGILEDEKRRAAESLEGNLRRIAELEEQIQELSKHRDQVLREMGEEKAQRQALERQVQQLGEASRTKVEELQHQMAELSSVAAKGDPGELGRLKEKVRALSGEKEQDHLRLQAEQQKVAELEAQVKHLNSTHQGALAELQADLARATSQVKEKKGTEDQLRAEIASLQEKVAVAQKEAAQSLAKGKKEGHEAAQALEVVTRELAEEKRKVAELEAQVRLAGDQSHKDLSAAESSLSSTRAALKEKERETEKLSGQLKSLKAKLEEASQQQKQELALHKEETKRLAGQEERARAELAAEKVSKAALEVQLQNVTNEHRVEVSGLQEEVARAQELVGEKERELEELRLKNISRSEELRDLQKTVSKLKGELASAEALKERAAKMESELQGFLEAARTQKAEMDSIKSMMHSKDASLKSLEEQKRQQEQESTSSRELYQGQLKECEALRAQVERLEKQCKEQQITVARLEKVAAASEREQQVEAEALKREVAQHKERAAEQEQLLEASKSSLEKLKRELHDKGKELAQSREAASRAEKELVALRAAAQEKSKSEESWKEQLSRCAQESERQASIISSMEKETSIMQRQQLEKEGEIKDLRRLALAESEKSKKLEERLRILQSEMATAASRAAERCSTMKAEAQSSQEQAEKLRVAVEALKKEQSAASKRQEDLCKELKSWQEKAFQKEQQLSAQQQEFAGAQALIAELMPIKCLYQQLQAEQASQESKHREKLEQMQSAAGLLQAELARAKLEQAELQAVKERLLERERAIQQLQAEKASYAGQLAALQQGQAQLAEENRGLQHLPAELAQTKKQHAREMELVRLDSEKRVAAMKRVLEDTQKKYEESKQRQLVQVEQLEVYQKERANACQLEELKQKYAQQEKVTQAQQQRAQQVHEEELKHQNEKILDLQSQVAQKEQAAEHYKTQMEKAKTHYDAKKQQNQELLERLGVLEEVERENAELKAKSERLMKEQQDLVRQMQEAQLTSKNLCSLEAQVEFADRQLREQGKFQLATDSLKSRITFQESPADVSTDSLDMSTSDEAQPLNSTSRRSRRSTSESGTAEPSKASNRLPRKVESLESLYFTPIPTRTRSKLENSVNSTGDVSFESGRKTLSGRRRTTQKHAEPETPQSADASFLSMQSAGSQSSSSSQEPVKTRLRSASASSTRSLASLPSQESLTRLGTSSPNNTALMSLPGYRPATRSSLRRSQAGGASSGRSSFYMGTCQEEPEVLDEWSRIAELQQRNRICPPHLKTCYPLESRPSLSLATITDEDMKTGDPRETLRRASMLPSQVSEGPATRRSTLSSVAAAGGIATRQQRKRISDESHQAAGTPESKKSASCFPRPQTPKLRSEEHKHSTHAGSKKDKAQAANKQPNRRQSMAFSILNTPKKLGNSLLRRGPNRKVTPKSSPRSSSRRSPRAASSPKGKANSRSTRNSKF